The Candidatus Tumulicola sp. genome contains a region encoding:
- a CDS encoding arylsulfatase, whose amino-acid sequence MAKSGKPEQPNILVIFGDDIGVTNISAYSDGLMGYETPNIDRIGKEGIRFLHYYAEQSCTAGRAAFLTGQHGIRSGLTKVGYPGAPMGMSQLDPSIGGLLKNLGYATGQFGKNHVGDLNESLPTVNGFDEFLGNLYHLNAEEEPELPDYPKDPAYFAKFGPRGVLHCKASDTDDSTIDPRFGKIGKQTIKDTGALTKKRMETIDDETSTAAIDFMKRQHADEKPFFVWYNSTRMHLRTHVRPEHRGRYKHGDSEYIDGMMEHDDTIGTLLRALDEMKIADNTIVVYTSDNGPHMNSWPDGAMTHFRSEKNTNWEGAFRVPCVVRWPGHIAPGTVTCELMSHNDWLPTLVSIAGEPEIIDKLKKGYKANGKSYKVHLDGHDQSEFLQTVKGGVSNDSVKSARNTFFYSDDDGLLVAVRQGDYKYVYAEQRLQGTLGVWAEPFTQLRLQKIFNLLQDPYERADITSNTFWDWQLNHVGSVYGAMDEVGKFIATFQEFPPRSFPPSFVPATLMSEAMHEIKEERAQASHKGK is encoded by the coding sequence ATGGCAAAGAGCGGCAAGCCCGAGCAACCCAATATCCTCGTCATCTTTGGTGACGATATCGGCGTGACCAACATCAGTGCGTACTCCGACGGTCTGATGGGCTACGAAACGCCCAACATCGACCGGATCGGAAAAGAAGGCATTCGATTTCTCCACTACTATGCAGAGCAGAGCTGCACGGCGGGGCGTGCCGCGTTCTTAACCGGCCAGCACGGCATTCGCAGCGGACTCACGAAGGTCGGCTATCCGGGCGCGCCAATGGGCATGAGCCAGCTCGATCCTTCGATCGGCGGTCTGTTGAAAAATCTCGGCTACGCGACCGGTCAGTTCGGAAAGAATCATGTGGGGGATCTTAACGAGTCGCTGCCCACGGTAAACGGCTTCGACGAGTTCCTCGGCAATCTGTATCACCTCAACGCCGAAGAAGAACCGGAGCTTCCGGATTACCCGAAGGATCCGGCGTACTTCGCTAAGTTCGGGCCGCGCGGTGTCCTTCATTGCAAGGCCAGCGACACGGACGATTCAACCATCGATCCGCGGTTCGGAAAGATCGGCAAACAGACGATTAAAGATACCGGCGCGTTGACCAAGAAGCGCATGGAGACGATCGACGACGAGACTTCGACGGCCGCCATCGATTTCATGAAGCGCCAACACGCCGACGAGAAACCATTCTTCGTGTGGTACAACTCGACACGCATGCACCTGCGCACGCACGTGCGTCCCGAGCATCGCGGTCGCTACAAACACGGCGATAGCGAATACATCGACGGCATGATGGAGCACGACGATACGATCGGCACGCTGCTACGAGCGCTAGACGAGATGAAAATCGCCGATAACACGATAGTCGTCTACACCAGCGACAACGGCCCCCACATGAATAGCTGGCCCGACGGTGCGATGACGCACTTCCGTTCCGAAAAGAACACCAACTGGGAAGGCGCGTTCCGCGTCCCGTGTGTGGTGCGCTGGCCGGGACATATCGCGCCGGGCACTGTGACGTGCGAGCTGATGAGCCACAACGACTGGCTCCCCACGCTGGTCTCGATCGCCGGCGAGCCGGAGATCATCGATAAGCTCAAAAAGGGTTATAAAGCCAACGGTAAGAGTTACAAGGTGCATCTCGACGGACACGATCAGTCGGAGTTCCTGCAAACCGTTAAGGGCGGCGTTTCAAACGACTCGGTAAAGAGCGCTCGCAACACGTTCTTCTATTCGGACGACGACGGGTTGCTGGTGGCCGTGCGTCAAGGCGATTACAAGTACGTTTACGCCGAGCAGCGATTGCAGGGTACGCTCGGAGTTTGGGCCGAGCCGTTTACGCAGCTGCGCCTGCAGAAGATATTCAATCTCCTTCAGGATCCGTACGAGCGGGCCGATATCACGAGCAACACGTTCTGGGATTGGCAGCTCAACCACGTCGGCAGCGTGTACGGAGCGATGGACGAGGTTGGCAAGTTCATCGCGACATTCCAGGAATTCCCGCCGCGCTCGTTTCCGCCGAGCTTCGTTCCCGCGACGCTGATGTCGGAAGCGATGCACGAGATCAAAGAAGAGCGAGCGCAAGCCTCGCACAAAGGCAAGTAA
- the hpnJ gene encoding hopanoid biosynthesis associated radical SAM protein HpnJ encodes MKTLFLSPPSFDGFDGGAGARYQAKREVTSYWYPTWLAQPAALVPGSTLVDAAPHEQTIDDVLKIAKDHDLVIMHTSTPSLPNDVECARRLKEQNPNVKVGFIGAHVAVLPEQTLRDHELIDFVCRNEFDYTCKELAEGRPWNEILGLSYRDANRELQRTEERPQISDWDAMPSVLPIYAKFLDVNKYYNGYLLHPYVSWYTGRGCTAKCTFCLWPQTIGGHVFRHKSAEAVGRDLEEAKSIFGSTVKEYMFDDDTLTNEKDYAIALSKHMKRLNLSWACNARAHVDYDTLKTLRDNGLRVLLVGFESGNQEILYRIKKGLKLEMAREFMKNCHKLGIKVHGTFIIGLPVDTPETVRETIEFAKELDPHTIQVSIASPYPGTELYSQAMANGWFARDDLVSGKGIQTSTLRYDTLSTAEIEDSVERMYREFYFRPKKIAKIVAEMVTSRHMMVRRLREGGEFFSYLRARHVQVGERRLETAASEAH; translated from the coding sequence GTGAAAACGCTGTTCCTTAGTCCCCCCTCTTTTGACGGCTTCGACGGCGGTGCCGGAGCGAGATATCAGGCAAAGCGCGAGGTGACCTCGTACTGGTATCCGACGTGGCTGGCTCAGCCGGCTGCCCTCGTCCCGGGGAGCACCCTAGTGGACGCGGCTCCGCACGAGCAGACTATCGATGACGTGCTGAAGATCGCCAAGGACCACGATCTCGTCATCATGCACACCAGCACGCCGTCGCTTCCCAACGACGTCGAGTGCGCCCGCCGGCTCAAGGAACAGAACCCCAACGTCAAAGTTGGCTTCATCGGTGCCCACGTCGCCGTACTCCCCGAGCAGACGTTGCGCGATCACGAGCTCATCGATTTCGTCTGTCGCAACGAGTTCGACTACACGTGTAAGGAACTCGCGGAGGGCCGCCCCTGGAACGAGATCCTCGGACTCTCGTATCGCGACGCCAACCGCGAACTTCAGCGCACCGAGGAGCGGCCTCAGATATCCGACTGGGACGCAATGCCGAGCGTGCTACCCATTTACGCAAAATTTCTCGACGTTAACAAGTATTACAACGGGTATCTTCTGCACCCGTACGTTTCGTGGTACACCGGTCGAGGCTGTACGGCAAAATGCACGTTCTGTCTTTGGCCGCAAACCATTGGCGGTCACGTCTTCCGGCACAAGAGTGCCGAAGCAGTTGGTCGCGACCTCGAGGAAGCCAAGTCGATCTTCGGCTCGACGGTCAAAGAGTACATGTTCGACGACGACACGCTGACAAACGAAAAAGACTATGCGATCGCGCTCAGCAAGCACATGAAGCGCTTGAACCTGAGCTGGGCTTGCAACGCTCGCGCACACGTCGACTACGATACGCTCAAGACGCTGCGCGATAACGGCTTACGCGTGCTGCTCGTCGGCTTTGAATCAGGTAACCAAGAGATTCTTTACCGGATTAAAAAAGGTCTCAAGTTAGAGATGGCGCGCGAGTTCATGAAGAATTGTCATAAGCTCGGAATCAAAGTGCACGGCACGTTCATCATCGGGCTGCCGGTCGACACGCCGGAGACGGTTCGCGAAACGATCGAGTTCGCCAAAGAACTCGACCCGCATACCATTCAGGTTTCGATCGCGTCGCCGTACCCGGGAACCGAACTCTACAGCCAGGCGATGGCAAATGGTTGGTTTGCGCGCGACGACTTAGTCTCCGGAAAAGGCATCCAGACGTCGACGTTGCGCTACGACACCCTCTCGACCGCGGAAATCGAAGACTCCGTGGAGCGGATGTATCGTGAGTTTTATTTCCGGCCGAAGAAAATTGCCAAGATCGTCGCAGAGATGGTTACGAGCCGGCACATGATGGTCCGCCGACTCCGCGAAGGCGGCGAATTTTTCAGCTATTTGCGAGCCAGACACGTACAAGTCGGCGAACGCCGGCTAGAAACGGCCGCATCGGAAGCCCACTAG
- a CDS encoding MFS transporter: MLAFTKKARTDLAVERFRRRDHVAINALWVGVHFQDAALMSIIVPAFLLVLAPANHTYVLAVLSTVVAIATAIVPPLAGVFSDRLRRRGGDRRRQTALVLAIDAVALLAMAYASTIVDFGAATVIATVALMSGSVVYQVLVPEIVPRGHWGTAAGYRGAMTLLGTIVGLLLAALLPPREALLAAAAGVIVSGLTLLVVPASPAFAATMRREIARVRDLHDLLVTLVARAWIVMGMTLLNTYVLYFFHDVLGVRNASVSTGLIAAAAMVGAVASSIVAGVVSDKFDRRWVVCLSGLPMTAAAFGFALAPDLRFVFVYALLFGLGYGGVFAVGWALALDSVPELGDVARDLGIWGTLSNLPMVIAPAIGAIIIAHGANPSEGYRWLFASAGACFLLGSLTVLAVRKVNAVKP; the protein is encoded by the coding sequence TTGCTTGCTTTTACGAAGAAGGCTCGCACCGATTTGGCGGTAGAACGATTTCGACGGCGCGACCACGTAGCGATCAACGCACTGTGGGTTGGGGTACACTTTCAGGACGCTGCACTGATGTCGATCATCGTGCCGGCGTTTTTGCTTGTGTTGGCGCCCGCCAACCACACCTACGTCCTAGCCGTACTGTCGACGGTCGTTGCAATTGCTACCGCCATCGTGCCGCCGCTCGCCGGGGTATTTTCCGACCGCCTTCGCCGGCGTGGCGGCGACCGTCGCCGTCAGACGGCGCTCGTGCTCGCAATCGACGCCGTCGCACTCCTCGCGATGGCATACGCCTCGACGATTGTCGACTTCGGCGCCGCTACCGTCATCGCCACCGTGGCTTTGATGAGTGGGTCGGTTGTGTATCAGGTCCTCGTGCCGGAGATCGTTCCGCGAGGGCATTGGGGAACGGCTGCGGGGTACCGCGGGGCAATGACGTTGCTTGGAACGATCGTGGGGCTTCTGCTGGCCGCCCTCTTGCCGCCGCGCGAAGCTTTATTAGCCGCCGCCGCCGGGGTCATCGTCAGCGGGTTGACGTTGCTGGTCGTCCCGGCGTCACCCGCGTTCGCCGCGACCATGCGGCGCGAAATCGCACGCGTGCGCGACTTGCACGATCTGCTTGTGACGCTGGTCGCGCGGGCCTGGATCGTAATGGGAATGACGCTCCTCAACACCTATGTACTCTACTTCTTTCACGACGTGCTTGGCGTCCGTAATGCCTCGGTGAGCACCGGCCTCATCGCCGCCGCTGCAATGGTCGGCGCGGTTGCGTCGAGCATCGTGGCCGGAGTGGTTTCCGACAAGTTCGATCGCCGTTGGGTCGTTTGTCTGTCGGGATTGCCAATGACGGCAGCGGCATTCGGTTTCGCGCTAGCACCCGATTTGCGATTCGTGTTCGTGTACGCGCTCTTGTTCGGTCTCGGGTACGGAGGAGTATTCGCGGTTGGTTGGGCGCTCGCGCTCGACTCCGTTCCTGAATTGGGTGATGTCGCTCGCGACCTTGGCATTTGGGGCACGCTCTCAAATCTACCGATGGTGATCGCTCCGGCGATCGGCGCGATCATCATTGCGCACGGCGCAAACCCGAGCGAAGGCTATCGCTGGCTGTTCGCGAGTGCGGGTGCATGCTTTCTTCTGGGGTCGCTCACCGTGCTCGCGGTACGCAAAGTCAACGCTGTGAAACCATGA
- the hpnI gene encoding bacteriohopanetetrol glucosamine biosynthesis glycosyltransferase HpnI: MPLERLLAAAFAFVTIAAIAYTLIAIVCIARFGREPQARESDPAPPVSLLVPLYGAEFDLEANLHAFAQQNYPEFQLVLGVARSDDSALAVARRVAAALPDRNIEIDIGEAAGARNPKIANVISMMRLVRHQVLILADSDTRVTPDYIGSVTAPLRDPGVGVVTCPFAGVPDRTLSSKLGAMFMNEQFIPSVLVNRLFGLPQHCLGPTNAFRSEVLAKIGGFEALAPHLADDYMLGNFVAAAGLRVVISRHVIRTIVSDSTLAVLWDHELRWHRTIRGVQPVGYAGMFLTYPLPLALIAFLLAPQWESAIVVATAALARIALQRVSARALGIAPASPWLILPRDLFGFGIWASGLVGRAVRWRGAELHIESGDVLAERS; the protein is encoded by the coding sequence ATGCCGCTGGAACGGCTGCTCGCCGCAGCTTTTGCGTTCGTCACAATTGCGGCAATCGCGTATACGCTCATCGCCATCGTTTGCATCGCGCGTTTCGGGCGAGAACCCCAGGCGCGAGAATCCGATCCGGCCCCGCCCGTCAGCTTGCTCGTTCCGCTATACGGTGCGGAATTCGATCTCGAAGCGAATCTGCACGCATTCGCTCAGCAGAACTATCCAGAGTTTCAACTCGTTCTCGGCGTCGCGCGATCCGACGATTCGGCGCTTGCGGTCGCGCGTCGCGTTGCGGCGGCGCTTCCCGATCGGAATATCGAAATCGACATCGGCGAAGCGGCCGGTGCTCGCAACCCAAAAATCGCAAACGTCATCTCGATGATGCGACTCGTTCGCCATCAAGTGCTGATTCTGGCCGACAGCGATACCCGCGTAACGCCCGACTACATCGGCTCCGTCACGGCACCGTTGCGAGATCCAGGGGTCGGCGTCGTGACGTGCCCGTTCGCAGGGGTTCCCGACCGCACGCTGTCTTCGAAGCTCGGCGCAATGTTCATGAACGAACAATTTATTCCATCCGTGCTCGTCAACCGGCTGTTCGGGCTGCCGCAACACTGCTTGGGTCCGACCAACGCGTTTCGCTCCGAGGTTCTCGCCAAAATCGGCGGCTTCGAAGCGTTGGCACCGCATCTAGCCGACGACTATATGCTCGGGAATTTCGTGGCAGCCGCAGGCTTGCGGGTCGTGATTTCGCGCCACGTCATACGCACGATCGTGTCGGATTCGACACTTGCGGTGTTATGGGATCACGAGTTGCGCTGGCATCGGACGATTCGCGGAGTACAGCCCGTTGGATACGCGGGAATGTTTCTCACCTATCCCTTGCCGCTAGCACTGATCGCCTTCCTACTCGCCCCGCAATGGGAAAGCGCAATCGTCGTAGCGACCGCCGCGCTGGCGCGAATCGCGTTACAGCGTGTGTCCGCGCGTGCACTCGGCATAGCGCCCGCTTCGCCGTGGCTCATTCTTCCGCGCGATCTCTTCGGGTTCGGCATATGGGCCTCGGGGCTCGTCGGGCGCGCGGTTCGCTGGCGTGGCGCCGAACTGCACATCGAATCGGGCGACGTGCTCGCCGAGCGATCGTAG
- a CDS encoding SDR family NAD(P)-dependent oxidoreductase: MFGYTSTTDEVLSGTDLSGQRVLITGVSAGLGVETARALAARGAQVVGAARDLAKAQAATAIVRSDAAANGGSFELIELDLANLKSVRAAADRLLAKGDPFDVVIANAGVMATPFGHTADGFETQFGTNHLGHFVFVNRIAPLIRAGGRLINLASSGHRFANVDLDDPHFERTPYDPFVAYGRSKTANVLFSVAFDARHHGRGVRSAAVHPGGIQTELGRHLDATALPAMIDQINQQLAAEGKAPFEFKTIPQGAATSVWAATVGPADEIGGRYCENSHVGEIVSDDAIISPLSEGVRAYALDPEAAEALWKKSEELVGERF; encoded by the coding sequence ATGTTTGGTTACACCTCAACGACGGATGAGGTACTCTCCGGCACGGACCTTTCCGGGCAAAGGGTCCTGATCACTGGTGTCTCGGCCGGACTCGGCGTCGAGACGGCGCGAGCTCTGGCTGCTCGCGGAGCGCAGGTGGTCGGCGCGGCTCGGGATCTGGCCAAGGCCCAAGCAGCCACGGCCATCGTTCGTAGCGACGCAGCCGCGAATGGCGGCAGCTTCGAGCTCATAGAGCTCGACCTTGCCAACCTCAAGAGCGTCCGCGCAGCCGCCGATCGTCTGCTCGCTAAGGGCGATCCCTTCGACGTAGTCATCGCAAACGCGGGCGTGATGGCCACACCCTTCGGCCACACCGCGGACGGCTTCGAAACACAGTTTGGCACCAACCACCTCGGTCACTTTGTGTTCGTAAACCGTATCGCTCCGCTTATTCGGGCGGGCGGTCGGCTCATCAATCTCGCTTCTTCGGGTCACCGATTCGCGAACGTCGATTTGGACGATCCCCACTTCGAGCGAACCCCGTACGACCCGTTCGTCGCATATGGACGATCGAAGACAGCGAACGTACTCTTTTCGGTCGCATTTGACGCACGCCACCACGGACGCGGAGTTCGTTCCGCAGCCGTCCATCCCGGAGGTATCCAGACCGAGCTTGGCCGTCACTTAGACGCGACGGCGTTGCCGGCGATGATCGATCAGATCAATCAACAACTGGCGGCCGAAGGTAAGGCGCCGTTCGAATTCAAGACGATACCGCAGGGCGCGGCAACGTCGGTTTGGGCCGCAACTGTCGGCCCCGCAGACGAGATCGGCGGGCGGTATTGCGAAAATTCCCACGTCGGCGAGATCGTTTCGGATGATGCGATAATCAGCCCCTTGAGCGAAGGCGTTCGCGCCTATGCACTCGACCCGGAAGCTGCCGAGGCACTCTGGAAAAAGAGCGAAGAGCTCGTCGGCGAGCGCTTCTAA
- a CDS encoding TetR/AcrR family transcriptional regulator, producing the protein MTTKRSKANAVAEPARKPRADAQRNRQRLLAAAKEAFTRYGADVSLDDVAKQAGTGPGTLYRHFPTRDALLSEVYRAEVEKLASAEREFAASMPAIAALRAWMLLFVDYIATKQLIAPALNSLISDTSKLYESSGPKIVGALNALVERAILSGDIREDLDPMDLLRALVGVSNVASAPDWPQSAKRLVDILIIGSRPQT; encoded by the coding sequence ATGACCACCAAACGATCGAAGGCCAACGCCGTTGCGGAGCCGGCGCGTAAGCCCCGAGCCGACGCCCAGCGTAACCGCCAGCGACTCCTCGCGGCCGCTAAGGAAGCCTTCACACGGTATGGCGCCGACGTCAGTCTCGACGACGTTGCAAAGCAGGCGGGTACGGGGCCGGGGACGTTGTACCGCCACTTTCCGACGCGCGATGCTCTTCTTTCGGAAGTCTATCGCGCCGAGGTCGAAAAACTGGCAAGCGCCGAGCGCGAATTCGCCGCGTCGATGCCGGCGATAGCGGCCTTGCGGGCATGGATGCTGCTCTTCGTCGACTACATTGCCACCAAGCAGCTGATCGCGCCGGCGTTGAACTCCCTGATTTCGGATACGTCGAAGCTGTACGAGTCTTCAGGCCCGAAGATCGTCGGCGCGTTGAACGCGTTGGTGGAACGCGCAATCCTTAGCGGAGACATCCGCGAGGACCTCGATCCGATGGATCTGCTCCGCGCATTGGTTGGCGTTTCGAACGTCGCGAGCGCGCCGGATTGGCCGCAGAGTGCTAAGAGACTCGTGGATATCTTAATCATCGGTTCGCGACCACAGACGTAA
- a CDS encoding ion channel, whose product MTPELPPAAHAARRDWGESGTLLLCVILFLSLRNRYTLGPPEVTWSFGFLILAVFLASLFWTIRGERKATRTVMAVSALVLAGGVGTSLAKVVYLVVYQASTIDPIRLIETAVVIWVGNIVVFAIIYHVLGEREFNFPRSDRQLTDQPMNFLDYIFLSFTTATAFSPTDTSPLTTRARMFVMIESIISLLVIAIVAARAINILPQSTGS is encoded by the coding sequence ATGACGCCGGAACTACCGCCCGCAGCGCATGCGGCGCGGCGAGACTGGGGCGAAAGCGGCACGTTGTTGTTGTGCGTCATTCTCTTCTTGAGTTTGCGAAACCGGTACACGCTCGGGCCGCCGGAGGTAACGTGGTCGTTCGGGTTCCTCATCCTTGCCGTCTTCCTGGCCTCGCTTTTCTGGACGATTCGAGGCGAGCGAAAGGCGACCCGAACGGTGATGGCGGTGAGCGCGCTCGTTTTGGCTGGCGGCGTCGGGACATCGTTGGCCAAGGTCGTGTATCTCGTGGTCTATCAAGCTTCGACCATCGATCCGATCCGGTTGATCGAAACCGCGGTGGTGATTTGGGTCGGAAACATCGTCGTGTTCGCGATCATCTATCACGTGCTCGGCGAGCGAGAGTTCAACTTTCCACGTTCCGACCGGCAACTGACGGACCAACCGATGAACTTCCTCGATTACATCTTTCTCTCGTTCACGACGGCCACGGCATTTAGCCCGACCGATACGTCACCGCTAACGACGCGTGCAAGAATGTTCGTTATGATCGAATCGATCATTTCGTTGCTCGTTATTGCGATCGTCGCCGCACGCGCAATCAACATTCTGCCGCAATCGACGGGCAGCTAG
- a CDS encoding right-handed parallel beta-helix repeat-containing protein — MFGNSGQFRRVCMAAVFATSSAVMLASCGSHGSNAGLVPSALAAPADSPAVHGIIIVKNLHDSGPGSLRDAIERANSHQARNVQISFSVRGIIRLASDLPKILTRVTFDGTTAPNYAGHPVVEVSANGHAGFDFAAGSDNSKLLALAVTGAGGNGITLEASSIEVNFDYVGLDLKGAAEGNAGDGIYVTSQSSSDRIGRNVSGASGAVGNIISGNTGNGVSLHGSSSNTVADNWIGTNDKGKSAIANGANGIWLTGGSNDNEIGGRRFTDSATGDVNNPTGNKGKDPAVFVVPPDGNLVSGNVADGILIDSHSESNVLNGNFVGTTENGDGTIANGGDGVRIDDASKNSLIGCKFVTNPFVFYNVVSGNRGNGVRISSSDDVTVQGDFFGVGANNTTIIANGGDGILIDGSSQNTQVGGVIPLGNVSAGNIKNGIEVADTAAGFITFNTFGGLLAFKGAAPNGNDGVLITSTGGGQTVRTNVLSGNMKNGLEIGGDASGVLVGPNIMGLSTNGQSLLPNGGDGLRLDGTAHGNTIGDYYHSVIPQNTFSGNLGYGIDIFQGAHDNEIFNGVIGANVLATVALGNRKGGIFVGKYASHNYFGGPTTDSKKPRKNIISGNNGNGVQLGNGSSYTSLIDNWIGLNRGGGSLPNSGKPIVVKPGSVHNKIHGNVTQ; from the coding sequence ATGTTCGGCAATAGTGGACAGTTTCGTCGCGTTTGTATGGCGGCAGTTTTCGCGACGTCCAGCGCCGTTATGCTGGCGTCGTGCGGTTCGCACGGCTCGAATGCCGGACTCGTACCGAGCGCGCTTGCCGCCCCTGCCGACAGCCCGGCCGTCCACGGCATCATCATCGTAAAAAACCTTCACGACTCGGGTCCGGGTTCGTTGCGCGATGCAATCGAGCGCGCCAATTCTCATCAAGCTCGCAACGTACAAATCTCGTTCTCGGTGCGAGGCATCATACGACTCGCGAGCGACCTTCCAAAGATTCTCACGCGCGTTACGTTCGACGGAACGACTGCGCCAAATTATGCCGGGCATCCGGTCGTAGAGGTCTCTGCCAACGGCCACGCCGGGTTCGACTTCGCAGCCGGGTCGGACAATTCGAAACTGCTGGCGCTAGCGGTCACCGGTGCTGGCGGGAACGGCATTACGCTTGAGGCGAGCTCGATCGAAGTGAACTTCGACTACGTCGGGTTAGACTTGAAAGGCGCGGCGGAAGGCAATGCTGGCGACGGTATTTATGTCACATCCCAATCCTCAAGCGATCGCATTGGGCGAAACGTTTCGGGAGCATCCGGTGCGGTCGGCAATATTATTTCAGGCAACACCGGCAACGGCGTAAGCCTTCACGGATCGTCGAGCAACACGGTTGCCGACAATTGGATCGGTACCAATGACAAGGGCAAGAGCGCCATCGCGAACGGTGCCAATGGGATTTGGCTAACCGGCGGTTCGAACGACAACGAGATCGGCGGACGCCGCTTCACCGACAGCGCGACCGGCGATGTAAACAATCCGACCGGGAACAAGGGCAAAGACCCGGCCGTGTTCGTCGTGCCTCCGGACGGGAACTTGGTCTCCGGAAACGTTGCCGACGGCATCCTCATCGACAGCCACTCTGAAAGCAACGTCTTGAACGGCAACTTTGTCGGCACGACCGAGAACGGCGACGGCACCATCGCCAACGGCGGCGACGGAGTGCGAATCGATGACGCCTCCAAGAACTCGTTAATCGGCTGCAAGTTCGTGACGAATCCGTTCGTCTTTTATAACGTCGTGAGCGGTAATCGCGGGAACGGCGTTCGGATTAGCAGCTCCGACGATGTCACCGTACAAGGCGACTTTTTTGGCGTTGGTGCGAATAATACGACCATCATCGCCAACGGCGGCGACGGCATTCTAATCGACGGGTCGTCTCAAAACACGCAAGTCGGCGGAGTGATTCCCCTCGGTAACGTATCGGCCGGCAACATCAAGAACGGCATAGAGGTCGCCGATACGGCCGCCGGCTTCATCACGTTCAACACGTTCGGTGGGCTGCTGGCCTTTAAGGGCGCGGCTCCCAACGGCAACGACGGCGTCTTGATCACCTCGACCGGCGGCGGCCAAACGGTACGGACAAACGTCCTGTCGGGCAACATGAAGAACGGTCTGGAAATCGGCGGCGACGCGTCAGGCGTATTGGTCGGCCCAAACATTATGGGCTTGAGCACGAACGGACAATCGCTGCTTCCGAACGGCGGCGATGGACTGCGTCTCGATGGAACGGCGCACGGCAATACGATCGGCGACTACTACCATTCGGTTATTCCTCAGAATACGTTTTCGGGGAACCTCGGGTACGGCATCGATATTTTCCAGGGCGCGCACGATAACGAGATTTTCAATGGCGTTATCGGTGCAAACGTTCTTGCGACGGTCGCACTGGGCAATCGCAAGGGCGGAATCTTCGTTGGAAAATACGCGAGCCATAATTATTTTGGCGGACCGACCACCGATTCAAAGAAGCCGCGGAAGAACATCATCAGCGGCAACAACGGCAACGGCGTTCAGCTTGGTAATGGGAGCAGTTATACGTCGCTGATCGATAACTGGATTGGCCTCAACCGCGGTGGTGGCAGCCTACCGAACTCGGGCAAGCCGATCGTTGTGAAGCCGGGAAGCGTCCACAACAAGATCCACGGAAATGTAACGCAGTAA
- a CDS encoding alpha/beta fold hydrolase, with protein MLLGAVLAASVSLTAFYTPPAQLPPGGPGTVIRSEAFSGGSALPSAARNERVLYEVSAPDGSMLAVSGTVAIPQGLPPVGGWPLISWAHGTTGNGPQCAPSRTEVPNIEQRMLDAFVSRGYAVAQTDYRGNGTPGVHPYMVAPSLARDVADMVLAARNLEPQIGVDWIAMGHSEGGAMALAAAALGQRLVPAQRLVGVVSYAPFAFPQDVQTGEQFNEDPNYGFMVLALMVEGFATIDSRIVPSRMFEPQAARLLPQLESRCFSELAHDAEWNAIVPRAAARFSADSDFAALHEDLVANDAANLRISVPALLVQGGDDNQISAASTMEVQNLYRARGTSVSTLSYPGADHGSVLLQSIGDVAPWVAARFAAVRTTPAYK; from the coding sequence GTGTTGTTAGGCGCGGTTCTCGCGGCGTCCGTATCGCTGACGGCATTTTACACGCCGCCGGCGCAGCTGCCGCCTGGCGGCCCGGGAACGGTGATACGGTCGGAGGCGTTTTCCGGTGGATCGGCACTGCCGTCCGCCGCTCGCAACGAGCGCGTGCTGTACGAGGTGTCGGCGCCTGACGGCAGCATGCTCGCAGTGTCAGGCACGGTCGCAATCCCGCAAGGATTGCCGCCGGTTGGTGGTTGGCCGCTCATCAGTTGGGCGCATGGAACCACCGGAAACGGCCCGCAGTGCGCGCCATCGCGAACCGAAGTGCCGAACATCGAGCAGCGTATGCTCGATGCATTCGTGTCACGAGGCTACGCGGTCGCGCAAACCGACTATCGCGGCAACGGCACGCCGGGGGTGCATCCGTACATGGTAGCGCCGTCGTTGGCGCGCGACGTCGCCGACATGGTGCTGGCGGCGCGGAATCTCGAACCGCAGATCGGGGTCGACTGGATAGCGATGGGGCACTCCGAAGGCGGCGCGATGGCGCTTGCCGCGGCCGCGCTGGGGCAGCGCTTGGTGCCCGCGCAACGGCTGGTAGGCGTCGTGTCGTACGCGCCGTTCGCGTTTCCGCAAGACGTGCAAACCGGCGAGCAATTCAACGAGGATCCAAACTATGGATTCATGGTGCTGGCGTTGATGGTCGAAGGGTTCGCGACTATCGATTCGCGCATCGTTCCCAGCCGGATGTTCGAACCGCAAGCCGCCCGTCTGTTGCCGCAACTCGAAAGTCGTTGCTTTTCCGAACTCGCGCACGACGCCGAGTGGAACGCGATCGTCCCGCGCGCGGCCGCACGCTTTTCCGCCGATAGCGACTTCGCCGCACTGCACGAAGATCTGGTCGCCAACGATGCGGCGAACTTGCGCATATCCGTGCCGGCCTTGCTGGTGCAGGGTGGCGACGACAACCAAATTTCCGCGGCGAGCACGATGGAAGTGCAGAACCTGTATCGCGCACGCGGCACGAGCGTCTCGACGTTGAGTTATCCGGGCGCCGATCACGGGTCGGTGCTGTTGCAGTCGATCGGCGACGTCGCGCCGTGGGTAGCCGCTCGCTTCGCCGCAGTACGTACCACACCGGCATATAAGTGA